A genome region from Myroides fluvii includes the following:
- a CDS encoding acyltransferase family protein: protein MQYRQDIQGLRALAVLFVFIFHLHPSGLGGGFIGVDIFFVISGFLVSSIILDKKEKGTFNLFDFYLGRIKRIMPIFLLFLAAVGFAGAMLYIWVDILHLRSSMLMAGLFNSNNYFAQLDTYFGASNQENPLLHTWTLSIEMQFYLLLPLFLLFIRRQLLFPVCMALVLVLLGYSFYASLYLNQQSEMYFSLLARIPEFLIGTIFALRAATIQAWMGNYQNSMAWIALGGIVICGMAFSEQTLFPGVWVVIPCLCTGILLLTTSTQVNALFSTRWMVHVGELSYAIYLWHWAIMAFVRYYTMETTFSVLQMIGITALTYALSWLSYTYVEKRYRTYSTRVFLPRFVGLGVLYLVAGAGIYRINQYAFPIPKVYASPTFGMESHDDTYVNAGPYGEVTPALDSIVLIGDSHALVYKAILDEIGKKNHFSFWSVTNDRYPIFPNIARGDFESESDYQQYIALRRAFEPIKKKSKLIFVASAWLEEVPSLATALTALVEELTPDQRLVILGDYPTLDQNPIRATRDFIYAEEDDDIQVVDSSEPQYVLEAIKANPNQVLYFQFDFSQAKTLPYFNDTLGYYDEGHLNAFGSKKMGALMEEEFMTFVKENDLID from the coding sequence ATGCAGTATAGACAAGACATTCAGGGATTACGTGCCTTAGCGGTACTCTTCGTTTTTATTTTTCACCTCCATCCGTCGGGGTTGGGGGGTGGATTTATAGGGGTAGATATCTTTTTTGTCATTTCGGGTTTTTTAGTGAGCAGTATCATCCTAGATAAAAAAGAAAAAGGAACCTTCAATCTCTTTGATTTTTACCTGGGGCGCATCAAGCGCATCATGCCTATTTTTCTGCTGTTTTTGGCGGCTGTTGGTTTTGCAGGTGCCATGCTCTACATTTGGGTAGATATACTCCATTTGCGCAGCAGTATGTTGATGGCAGGACTCTTTAACTCCAACAATTACTTTGCGCAGCTCGATACGTATTTTGGAGCATCAAATCAAGAAAATCCACTGCTACACACTTGGACACTTTCCATTGAAATGCAGTTTTACTTGCTTTTGCCTTTGTTTCTATTGTTTATCCGCAGGCAACTGCTGTTTCCCGTTTGTATGGCACTTGTGCTTGTGCTATTGGGGTATTCTTTTTATGCCAGTCTGTACCTCAATCAACAAAGTGAGATGTATTTCTCTTTGCTTGCGCGTATTCCCGAATTTTTAATCGGAACCATTTTTGCCCTTCGTGCAGCCACTATACAAGCGTGGATGGGCAACTACCAAAATAGCATGGCTTGGATAGCCTTAGGGGGTATTGTCATCTGTGGCATGGCATTTTCAGAACAAACGCTTTTTCCGGGGGTATGGGTGGTTATTCCCTGCCTGTGTACGGGAATCTTACTGCTTACTACATCTACCCAGGTCAATGCGTTGTTTAGTACCCGTTGGATGGTGCATGTGGGCGAATTGTCCTACGCTATTTACCTTTGGCATTGGGCCATCATGGCTTTTGTGCGGTATTACACCATGGAAACGACATTTTCGGTCTTGCAAATGATCGGCATTACCGCCCTGACGTATGCCTTGTCCTGGCTGTCCTATACCTATGTAGAAAAGAGGTACCGCACGTATTCAACCCGAGTGTTTCTACCGCGATTTGTCGGATTGGGCGTACTCTATCTAGTGGCAGGTGCGGGCATTTACCGCATCAATCAGTATGCATTTCCCATTCCCAAAGTATATGCGAGCCCCACTTTTGGCATGGAATCACACGATGATACCTATGTCAATGCAGGCCCCTATGGCGAAGTAACCCCAGCCTTAGATTCGATTGTGCTCATTGGCGATAGCCATGCCCTAGTATACAAGGCAATTTTAGATGAAATAGGAAAGAAGAATCACTTTTCCTTTTGGTCGGTGACCAATGATCGGTACCCTATTTTTCCCAATATCGCACGAGGTGATTTTGAAAGCGAATCAGACTATCAGCAATATATAGCACTCCGCCGTGCATTTGAACCCATTAAGAAAAAGAGTAAGCTCATTTTTGTTGCCAGTGCCTGGTTGGAAGAAGTTCCTTCTTTAGCAACTGCACTGACCGCTTTGGTTGAAGAGTTGACCCCAGATCAACGCCTCGTTATCTTGGGCGATTACCCCACCTTGGATCAAAACCCCATTCGCGCAACCCGCGATTTTATCTACGCAGAAGAGGACGACGATATCCAAGTGGTGGATTCCTCAGAACCCCAATACGTACTCGAAGCCATTAAAGCAAACCCCAATCAGGTGTTGTATTTTCAGTTTGATTTTAGTCAAGCTAAAACCCTCCCTTATTTCAACGATACACTGGGTTATTATGACGAAGGACACCTGAATGCGTTCGGCAGTAAAAAAATGGGAGCCCTCATGGAGGAGGAATTTATGACGTTCGTCAAGGAGAATGATTTGATTGATTAG